Proteins encoded together in one Campylobacter concisus window:
- a CDS encoding ribonucleoside triphosphate reductase codes for MREILKRDGTRQEFVAYKIVDAIKKAFASENKAYDEQVFTNVVQDIFQKSSAITVEDIQDAIEKELFDGGHFEVLKSFMLYRHTHKLQREQILGLNEDTTYINSTQTINEYINGTDWRISANSNTSYSNAGLINNTAGKVIANYWLDAVYSKEEGLAHRNGDYHIHDLDCLTGYCAGWSLRALLNEGFNGVRGRVESKAPKHFREALYQMANFLGILQSEWAGAQAFSSFDTYLAPYVFKDDLSDAEIKKAITSFIFNLNVPARWGQSPFTNVTIDITCPSDLRDQIPTSDDIHLFANVKDEKILKKANERGRKNLIDMTYKDFEPEMARIDKAFYEVLTAGDKCSQPFTFPIPTVNITEDFNWDSEVADVLFENTAKMGSSYFQNFIGSQYTYDENGNKIENENAYKPGHVRSMCCRLQLDLRELLKRGGGLFGSAEMTGSIGVVTINLARLGYNYKGDKVALYNRLSYLLDLAKSTLEKKRKFIQEMYDRGLYPYTARYLKHFNNHFSTIGINGMNELLRNFTGDKENISTKFGREFALEMVGFLRDKIRTFQEESGNLYNLEATPAEGTTYRFAKEDKKRYPDIIQAGEGDNIYYTNSTQLPANFTDDAYEALDLQDELQSAYTGGTVFHLYMKERISSAKACKELVKSIISNYKLPYITITPVFSVCSKHGYIAGEHEFCPLCDAELIENEKKKSK; via the coding sequence ATGCGTGAAATTTTAAAACGAGATGGCACAAGGCAAGAATTTGTAGCATACAAGATAGTAGATGCTATAAAAAAGGCATTTGCCAGCGAAAATAAAGCTTATGACGAGCAAGTTTTTACAAATGTAGTCCAAGATATCTTTCAAAAATCAAGTGCGATAACAGTCGAAGACATCCAAGATGCGATAGAAAAAGAGCTATTTGACGGCGGACATTTTGAGGTTTTAAAGAGCTTCATGCTCTACCGCCACACCCACAAGCTCCAGCGCGAGCAAATTTTAGGGCTAAATGAAGATACGACCTATATAAACTCAACCCAAACGATAAATGAGTACATAAACGGCACAGACTGGAGAATTTCTGCAAATTCAAACACAAGTTACTCAAACGCAGGCCTTATCAACAACACCGCTGGCAAAGTGATAGCAAACTACTGGCTAGACGCTGTTTATAGCAAAGAAGAGGGTCTTGCTCACAGAAATGGCGACTACCATATCCACGACCTTGACTGCCTCACAGGGTATTGTGCTGGCTGGAGTTTGCGAGCTTTGCTAAATGAGGGCTTTAACGGCGTTCGTGGTAGGGTCGAGAGCAAAGCGCCAAAGCACTTTAGAGAGGCGCTTTATCAGATGGCAAATTTCTTAGGCATTTTGCAAAGCGAGTGGGCGGGCGCTCAGGCGTTTTCTAGCTTTGACACCTACCTTGCGCCTTATGTTTTCAAAGACGATCTAAGCGACGCCGAGATCAAAAAGGCGATCACTAGCTTTATTTTCAACCTAAACGTCCCTGCACGCTGGGGACAAAGTCCATTTACAAACGTAACCATAGATATCACCTGCCCAAGCGACCTAAGAGATCAGATCCCAACGAGCGATGACATACACCTCTTTGCAAACGTAAAAGATGAGAAAATTTTGAAAAAAGCAAACGAGCGTGGCAGGAAAAATTTGATCGATATGACCTACAAGGACTTCGAGCCTGAGATGGCACGCATAGACAAGGCATTTTACGAGGTCTTGACAGCTGGTGACAAGTGCTCGCAGCCTTTTACATTCCCTATACCAACGGTAAATATCACAGAGGATTTTAACTGGGATAGCGAAGTAGCTGACGTTCTCTTTGAAAATACCGCAAAAATGGGCTCAAGCTACTTTCAAAATTTCATCGGCTCGCAATACACTTACGACGAAAATGGTAACAAGATAGAAAACGAAAACGCCTACAAACCAGGCCACGTGCGCTCTATGTGCTGCCGCTTGCAGCTTGATCTAAGAGAGCTTTTAAAGCGTGGTGGTGGTCTTTTTGGAAGTGCTGAGATGACCGGCTCGATAGGCGTCGTCACTATAAATTTAGCCCGCCTAGGCTATAACTACAAAGGCGATAAAGTCGCACTTTATAATAGACTAAGCTACCTTTTAGACCTAGCTAAATCAACCCTAGAGAAAAAGCGTAAATTTATCCAAGAGATGTATGACAGAGGGCTTTATCCTTACACAGCTAGGTATCTAAAGCACTTTAACAACCACTTTAGCACGATCGGCATAAATGGCATGAATGAGCTACTTAGAAATTTCACTGGCGACAAAGAGAACATCTCAACTAAATTTGGACGAGAATTTGCCCTTGAGATGGTTGGCTTTTTACGTGATAAGATAAGGACGTTTCAAGAAGAGAGCGGAAATTTATATAACCTTGAGGCAACTCCAGCTGAGGGCACGACGTATCGCTTTGCTAAAGAGGATAAGAAGCGCTACCCAGACATCATCCAAGCAGGCGAGGGGGACAATATCTACTACACAAACTCAACCCAGCTACCTGCAAATTTCACAGACGACGCTTACGAAGCGCTTGATCTACAAGATGAGCTACAAAGCGCCTACACTGGTGGCACCGTCTTTCACCTATATATGAAAGAGCGCATAAGCTCGGCTAAAGCTTGCAAAGAGCTTGTAAAGAGTATAATCTCAAACTACAAACTCCCATACATCACGATAACGCCGGTATTTAGCGTCTGTTCAAAACACGGCTACATAGCTGGCGAGCATGAGTTTTGCCCACTTTGTGATGCAGAGCTTATAGAAAATGAAAAGAAAAAATCCAAATAA